One region of Oncorhynchus mykiss isolate Arlee chromosome 8, USDA_OmykA_1.1, whole genome shotgun sequence genomic DNA includes:
- the LOC110529542 gene encoding DBH-like monooxygenase protein 1 homolog produces MFTMLPAKYSSVIVFFTTFWFYATLTHGSGFSHSTILDPHGKYNLKWRFDRRTITFEIEVETRGYIGFGLSPNGAMASSDIVIGGVADGTPYLQDYFADANRKVHRDVQQNYRLQYGRENSTHTVLAFSRHLLTCDTSDKDITESTVRVIWAYHSEDVGPSGPMYHGVNRGRKSMRLLDPGSKANVSSEMDFFNLQNINVPVPFKDTTYWCQIFKIQEVQKKHHIIRIEPLIQRGHENLVHHILLYQCDSTLNESELKAGHECYHPNMPDSFLTCETIVFAWAIGGEGFTYPPHVGLSIGTSIDPVYVLMEVHYDNPAFQQGVVDSSGLRLFYTPELRQYDAGVIETGVWVSLYHMLPPGMQEYISEGHCTRECLQESLGQEMPSGVRVFAVLMHAHLAGRAIRTRHFRGQEELQPLSHDEEFDFNFQEFQLLKDERLLLPGDNLITECKYTTKDRQNMTWGGLTTRDEMCLSYLLYYPRVNLARCESLPEIIGQLKFIGVKEIQVPVTTWPFMIKSPKKYSSLSFTEAMDKYRWSKNRGKSFNEMVLQLPMNVRCSKWGQDEWSIQGTIVSPPEVKSEVKPPSTMCRSASEPHSGVVLLFTMCLTYSIVQTCLSL; encoded by the exons ACCCGCGAAATATAGTAGTGTTATAGTTTTCTTCACAACTTTTTGGTTTTACGCAACTTTGACACACGGGAGTGGATTTAGTCATTCAACTATTTTGGACCCTCATGGGAAGTATAATCTAAAGTGGAGGTTTGACCGGAGAACTATTACTTTTGAAATAGAAGTGGAAACTAGAGGATATATAGGATTTGGTCTATCTCCCAACGGTGCCATGGCGTCGTCAGACATTGTCATTGGTGGAGTCGCGGATGGGACACCGTATCTACAG GATTACTTTGCAGACGCCAACAGAAAAGTGCACAGAGATGTGCAGCAGAACTACAGGCTGCAGTATGGCAGGGagaacagtacacacacagtcctGGCTTTCAGCAGGCACCTCCTGACCTGTGACACAAGTGACAAGGACATCACG GAAAGCACAGTGAGGGTGATATGGGCCTACCACAGTGAGGATGTGGGACCGTCAGGACCGATGTACCATGGAGTGAACAGGGGGAGGAAGAGTATGCGGCTACTCGACCCAGGAAGTAAAGCTAATGTTTCCTCTGAGATGGACTTTTTCAACTTGCAAAACATAAAC GTGCCAGTGCCATTCAAGGACACTACCTACTGGTGTCAGATATTTAAGATCCAGGAGGTTCAGAAGAAGCACCATATCATTAGA ATTGAGCCTTTGATTCAAAGGGGCCATGAAAACCTGGTTCATCACATTTTGTTGTATCAATGTGATAGCACCTTGAATGAGAGTGAGCTCAAGGCTGGCCATGAATGTTACCATCCAAATATGCCTGACTCCTTTCTCACGTGTGAGACGATAGTCTTCGCCTGGGCCATTGGTGGCGAG GGGTTCACCTACCCACCCCATGTTGGGCTGTCCATTGGCACatcaatagaccctgtctatgtccTGATGGAGGTCCACTATGACAACCCAGCCTTTCAACAAG GAGTGGTGGACAGCTCTGGCCTGCGTCTGTTCTACACCCCAGAGTTGCGTCAGTATGACGCAGGAGTGATAGAGACAGGTGTGTGGGTGAGTCTGTACCACATGCTGCCTCCAGGCATGCAGGAGTACATCTCAGAGGGACACTGTACCCGCGAGTGTTTGCAGGAG TCCCTAGGCCAGGAGATGCCCAGCGGAGTTAGGGTGTTTGCTGTTCTGATGCATGCTCACCTAGCTGGCCGCGCCATCAGAACCAGACACTTCCGGGGACAGGAGGAGCTGCAGCCCCTGTCACATGATGAGGAGTTTGACTTCAACTTCCAGGAGTTCCAGCTGCTGAAGGACGAGAGGCTGCTGTTACCT GGTGACAATTTGATCACAGAATGCAAGTACACCACAAAAGACAGACAAAACATGACCTGG GGTGGTTTGACCACCAGGGATGAGATGTGTCTGTCCTACCTGCTCTACTATCCCAGAGTGAATCTGGCCAGGTGTGAGAGCCTCCCTGAGATCATCGGGCAGCTTAAGTTCATCGGAGTCAAAGAGATCCAGGTGCCTGTCAC GACCTGGCCTTTCATGATCAAGAGCCCAAAGAAGTACAGCAGCCTCTCCTTCACAGAGGCCATGGACAAGTACAGGTGGTCGAAGAACAGAGGGAAGTCCTTCAACGAGATGGTTCTACAGCTGCCCATGAATGTGCGCTGCTCCAAGTGGGGGCAGGACGAGTGGTCG ATTCAAGGGACCATAGTGTCACCACCAGAGGTGAAGTCCGAAGTCAAGCCTCCCTCCACGATGTGCCGTTCTGcctcagagccacacagtggAGTGGTTCTACTCTTTACCATGTGCCTCACGTACTCTATAGTCCAGACCTGTTTAAGCCTTTAG